Proteins found in one Bacteroidota bacterium genomic segment:
- the yajC gene encoding preprotein translocase subunit YajC has product MVSLLQVLLMAPPPEGQAPNPLATFLPLILIFVVFYFFIIRPQQKRQREKQKMLEALQKGDKVVTIGGIHGRVVSVDGDTVLLEVDEETKIRFDKNAIAAVLAKKE; this is encoded by the coding sequence ATGGTTTCGCTCCTGCAAGTGCTGCTCATGGCCCCCCCTCCGGAGGGGCAAGCGCCCAACCCTTTGGCCACGTTTTTGCCGCTGATCCTGATCTTTGTGGTCTTCTATTTCTTCATCATTCGGCCCCAGCAGAAACGCCAGCGGGAGAAACAGAAAATGCTGGAGGCTCTGCAGAAGGGGGACAAGGTCGTCACGATCGGGGGCATTCACGGCCGAGTCGTAAGCGTCGACGGCGATACGGTCTTGCTGGAAGTGGACGAAGAGACCAAGATCCGGTTTGACAAAAACGCCATCGCGGCCGTGTTGGCCAAAAAGGAATAG
- a CDS encoding TldD/PmbA family protein, whose product MNLPWDAEALLQMAHRLRGGGYFADLFLEKTLERWFCLLPDGSCQIKQDGYQGAALRAWTSPLEVRFCALEGTALRELRAAVEAHRLPGSAPLQSDLRIITVKPATSEEPSEDLIQEALASLRALVYDALPQIAHLEATLILNERHKCIVHTEGRLIEEYSRSWTARVEVAQRGPRGLMRALYLNGGIGGPEASWIALPEEALRCLYQDLERQREAQTLRSGSYPVLLGPGWTGMFWHEALGHRVEADVWSAQDGRPRPGARIASSAVTLWDWGTLPGGRGSAAFDDEGTPQQQTLLVAEGELVGLLTDRLWAARLRRSPTGNGRRMNFRHPPLPRMTNTVLAPGPYSADSLLEGLEEGLWVLRLGPGGVLPDSAKIWFEVVEAYWVEHGRVRYPLAPFRLVASSDRLLKGVLAVGNDLHLGAAYGTCLKQGQALPVSAASPSVLIGAIRAIAHNPA is encoded by the coding sequence ATGAACCTCCCCTGGGATGCAGAAGCGCTGCTACAGATGGCGCATCGCCTTCGAGGGGGGGGATACTTTGCGGATCTTTTCCTGGAAAAAACCCTTGAGCGCTGGTTTTGCCTGCTACCGGATGGGTCTTGTCAGATCAAACAAGACGGCTACCAAGGAGCGGCCCTCCGAGCCTGGACCTCCCCGCTTGAGGTCCGCTTTTGTGCGCTTGAGGGCACGGCTCTGAGAGAACTACGCGCCGCCGTCGAAGCCCATCGCCTGCCCGGATCCGCACCCCTGCAGTCGGATTTGCGTATTATCACGGTCAAACCGGCCACATCCGAAGAACCGTCAGAGGACCTGATTCAAGAGGCCCTCGCTAGCCTGCGGGCGCTGGTATACGACGCCCTGCCCCAAATAGCGCACCTGGAGGCGACCCTCATCCTAAACGAACGTCACAAATGCATTGTCCACACGGAAGGCCGTCTCATCGAGGAATACAGCCGCAGCTGGACGGCTCGCGTAGAAGTCGCCCAGCGGGGTCCTCGGGGCCTCATGCGGGCCCTTTACCTGAATGGGGGCATAGGAGGCCCGGAGGCCTCCTGGATCGCGCTGCCGGAAGAAGCGCTTAGATGCCTTTACCAAGACCTTGAACGACAGCGAGAGGCCCAGACCCTGCGGTCAGGTTCGTATCCGGTGCTGCTGGGCCCGGGCTGGACCGGCATGTTCTGGCATGAAGCACTGGGGCATCGCGTGGAGGCGGACGTATGGTCGGCCCAAGACGGACGACCTCGACCAGGAGCCCGCATCGCCTCGAGCGCCGTTACGCTCTGGGACTGGGGCACCCTTCCGGGAGGGCGGGGATCGGCGGCTTTTGACGATGAAGGCACCCCGCAACAGCAAACCCTGCTAGTCGCCGAGGGCGAACTGGTGGGCTTGCTCACCGATCGGCTTTGGGCGGCCCGGCTGCGCCGAAGCCCGACCGGAAACGGACGGCGGATGAATTTTCGGCACCCGCCCCTGCCCCGCATGACGAACACCGTGCTCGCCCCCGGGCCATACAGCGCAGACTCCCTTCTAGAGGGGCTTGAGGAGGGGTTATGGGTTCTGCGCCTGGGTCCGGGAGGTGTGCTGCCCGATTCGGCGAAAATCTGGTTTGAGGTCGTAGAGGCGTACTGGGTAGAACACGGGCGCGTCCGCTATCCCTTAGCGCCCTTTCGCCTCGTCGCCTCATCCGATCGGCTCCTAAAAGGTGTGCTGGCCGTGGGCAACGATCTGCACCTTGGCGCGGCATATGGAACTTGTCTCAAGCAGGGGCAGGCGCTTCCGGTCTCCGCCGCCTC
- the mog gene encoding molybdopterin adenylyltransferase, translating to MEPIRTGILTVSDRAFRGIYADRSGPSLREALDERFMVVAYEVVPDEREQIEAALRRFSDTLSAELVLTTGGTGPGPRDVTPEATQAVCDRLVPGLGEWMRAEGRRHTPLAILSRAIAGIRNRTLIVNLPGSPKAISELLPDLRELLSHAVTLLRGGGHEL from the coding sequence ATGGAGCCCATTCGGACCGGAATCCTGACCGTAAGCGATCGGGCCTTTCGCGGCATTTACGCGGACCGAAGCGGGCCGAGCCTGCGCGAGGCCTTGGACGAGCGCTTCATGGTCGTCGCCTATGAAGTCGTGCCCGATGAGCGGGAGCAGATCGAGGCCGCGCTTCGGCGCTTTAGCGACACGCTGAGCGCAGAGCTTGTGCTCACCACGGGGGGCACCGGTCCGGGACCGCGAGACGTCACCCCAGAGGCCACGCAGGCCGTCTGTGACCGGTTGGTGCCGGGCCTGGGGGAGTGGATGCGCGCCGAGGGCCGACGCCATACGCCGTTGGCGATCTTGAGCCGCGCCATAGCTGGCATTCGCAACCGCACGCTTATCGTCAACTTGCCCGGAAGCCCGAAGGCCATATCGGAGCTGCTGCCTGATCTGCGGGAGCTGCTTTCGCATGCCGTAACGCTATTGCGAGGAGGTGGGCATGAGCTTTGA
- the era gene encoding GTPase Era — translation MADELTIAPFEAHLPPDHRAGYVALLGRPNTGKSTLLNTLLGQKLSIVSAKPQTTRHRILGILNEENAQVVFFDTPGVIAPQYLLHRAMMRAVEEAVREADAVLFLVDATRPDPQDPSLEYLRGLSKPVLLAVNKLDAVSEDQSRRVLAQYADRFGFADLIPISALTGYNVPSLKERILQAIPFGPPFYPKELLSAHPERFFVAELIREKIFELFEEEIPYSAQVNIVAFKERPEGKDFIDAEIVLERPSQRAILLGRDGSRIKALGIRARADIEAFLGRPVYLQLHVKVRPNWRRKAAYLRSYGYKL, via the coding sequence ATGGCCGATGAGCTGACCATAGCGCCCTTCGAGGCGCATTTGCCCCCGGACCATCGGGCGGGCTATGTGGCCTTGCTCGGTCGGCCCAACACGGGCAAGTCCACCCTATTAAACACATTATTGGGCCAAAAGCTCTCCATCGTTTCGGCCAAACCTCAGACGACGCGTCATCGGATCTTGGGCATTCTAAACGAGGAAAACGCCCAAGTTGTCTTCTTCGACACGCCGGGCGTTATCGCACCCCAGTATTTACTGCACCGGGCTATGATGCGAGCCGTAGAGGAGGCCGTGCGCGAGGCCGACGCGGTATTGTTTCTGGTAGACGCCACGCGCCCGGATCCCCAGGATCCGAGCTTGGAGTACCTACGGGGCCTCTCCAAGCCCGTGCTATTGGCCGTAAACAAGCTCGACGCGGTCTCCGAGGACCAGAGCCGCCGCGTTCTGGCCCAATATGCGGACCGGTTTGGCTTTGCCGACCTTATTCCGATCTCGGCGCTAACCGGCTACAACGTGCCGTCCCTTAAGGAGCGGATCCTCCAGGCTATTCCATTCGGGCCGCCTTTTTATCCGAAGGAACTCCTGAGTGCTCATCCGGAGCGTTTTTTTGTGGCGGAATTGATTCGGGAGAAGATCTTCGAGCTTTTCGAGGAGGAGATCCCCTACTCCGCTCAGGTCAACATCGTCGCCTTCAAGGAGCGGCCCGAAGGCAAGGATTTCATCGACGCCGAGATCGTACTCGAACGCCCTTCGCAGAGGGCTATTCTGTTGGGGCGAGACGGAAGCAGGATCAAGGCTTTGGGCATACGGGCCCGAGCCGATATCGAGGCCTTCTTGGGGCGTCCGGTTTACCTGCAGCTGCACGTAAAGGTGCGGCCCAATTGGCGGCGCAAGGCCGCGTACTTGCGCAGTTACGGCTATAAGCTATAG
- a CDS encoding bifunctional 3,4-dihydroxy-2-butanone-4-phosphate synthase/GTP cyclohydrolase II — translation MEPIRFHTIPEALDDLRQGKLVIVVDDEDRENEGDFIGAAALCTPEMINFMATYGRGLICVAITRQRAEELRLEPMVRDNTALHGTPFTVSVDYTIGTTTGISAADRARTVRALADPQEVPEHFARPGHVFPLRAAEGGVLRRAGHTEAAVDLARLAGLYPAGVLVEIMNEDGSMARVPDLYRVAQRFGLKLITIKDLIAYRMRTESLVEEVISVQLPTRFGDFRLSAFRDIITGEEHLALTKGSWSPEEPVLVRVHSQCVTGDIFHSLRCDCGDQLEAALQMIASSGKGVFLYMKQEGRGIGLLNKLRAYKLQEEGLDTVEANEVLGFRADNRDYGIGCQILCALGVRKMRLITNNPIKRIGIEGYGLEIVERVPIEVPPNRHNRRYLEAKRDRLGHLILLDQRPSQP, via the coding sequence ATGGAGCCGATTCGTTTTCACACCATCCCGGAAGCCCTCGACGACCTGCGCCAGGGCAAGCTTGTGATCGTGGTCGATGACGAAGATCGGGAAAACGAGGGGGATTTCATCGGGGCAGCGGCCCTCTGCACCCCGGAGATGATCAACTTCATGGCCACGTACGGCCGGGGGCTTATCTGCGTGGCCATCACCCGGCAGCGGGCCGAGGAGCTCAGGCTGGAGCCTATGGTGCGGGACAACACGGCTCTACATGGCACGCCCTTCACAGTATCGGTCGACTACACGATCGGCACCACGACGGGCATTTCGGCCGCCGATCGGGCGCGCACGGTGCGCGCCCTAGCCGATCCCCAAGAGGTTCCCGAGCACTTCGCCCGGCCCGGTCACGTCTTCCCGCTCCGGGCCGCCGAAGGGGGTGTGCTTCGAAGGGCCGGACATACGGAGGCCGCCGTGGATCTGGCCCGACTGGCGGGGCTTTACCCGGCCGGCGTGCTTGTGGAGATCATGAACGAAGACGGCTCCATGGCCCGCGTGCCCGACCTATACCGGGTGGCGCAACGGTTTGGGCTTAAGCTCATTACGATCAAGGACCTCATCGCCTATCGGATGCGCACGGAGTCCCTGGTTGAAGAGGTGATCTCCGTGCAGCTACCCACCCGGTTCGGGGATTTCCGGCTCAGCGCGTTTCGAGACATCATCACGGGCGAAGAGCACCTGGCCTTGACCAAGGGCAGCTGGAGCCCCGAAGAGCCGGTGCTCGTGCGCGTGCACTCGCAGTGCGTAACGGGGGACATCTTCCACTCCTTGCGCTGCGACTGCGGAGACCAACTCGAAGCCGCCCTCCAGATGATCGCCAGCTCCGGAAAGGGCGTCTTCTTGTACATGAAGCAGGAGGGGCGCGGGATCGGGCTATTAAACAAGCTTCGCGCCTATAAGCTGCAGGAAGAGGGCCTCGATACGGTCGAGGCCAATGAGGTCTTGGGTTTCCGGGCGGACAACCGCGACTACGGCATCGGATGCCAAATCCTCTGCGCCCTCGGGGTGCGCAAGATGCGCCTGATCACCAACAACCCCATCAAGCGAATCGGAATCGAAGGCTACGGGCTGGAGATCGTCGAACGGGTGCCCATCGAGGTCCCTCCGAATCGCCATAACCGTCGCTACCTAGAGGCCAAACGCGACCGGCTTGGACACCTGATCTTGCTTGATCAGCGTCCTTCTCAACCATGA